A single window of [Clostridium] hylemonae DSM 15053 DNA harbors:
- a CDS encoding Crp/Fnr family transcriptional regulator produces MNQYVTLLENTELFSGINAQEIDAMLGCLSAKTKTYNKNCYILRAGACVHSIGMVLSGSVLIVKEDFWGDRSIISEILPGAIFAEAYACLSQMPLEASVVANTDTEVMFFDVRKLLTVCTSACSFHTRIIQNLLSAVSAKNVELTRKIEHLTKRTIRGRLLSYLSAESLKCGRSTFEIPFNRQQLAEYLSVDRSALSGEISKLKAENIIACKKNTFTVYKNIP; encoded by the coding sequence ATGAATCAATACGTAACATTACTCGAAAACACAGAATTGTTCAGCGGAATTAACGCGCAGGAAATTGATGCCATGCTGGGCTGTCTGTCGGCCAAAACAAAAACTTACAATAAAAACTGCTATATACTACGCGCAGGGGCCTGCGTGCATTCTATCGGTATGGTATTGTCCGGCTCCGTTTTGATCGTAAAGGAAGATTTCTGGGGGGACCGCTCCATTATTTCTGAAATACTGCCCGGAGCTATATTTGCTGAAGCTTATGCCTGTCTGTCCCAAATGCCGTTAGAGGCAAGTGTTGTGGCCAACACCGATACAGAGGTCATGTTTTTCGACGTCAGAAAGCTTTTGACCGTCTGCACTTCTGCCTGTTCATTTCACACGAGGATCATACAGAATCTGCTGTCCGCTGTCTCGGCAAAAAATGTGGAACTGACCAGGAAGATAGAACATTTGACAAAGCGCACGATCCGCGGCAGACTTTTGTCCTATCTCTCGGCTGAATCGCTCAAATGCGGCCGCTCAACCTTTGAGATCCCCTTTAACCGCCAGCAGCTGGCCGAATACCTGTCTGTGGACCGCAGCGCCCTCTCCGGCGAGATCAGCAAACTGAAGGCAGAGAACATCATCGCCTGTAAAAAAAATACATTCACGGTATATAAAAATATCCCCTGA
- a CDS encoding GntR family transcriptional regulator, which translates to MENSTELRKVVYNVLLTQIQFGTYRYGEKLPNIEETSSLLCVSVDTARAAYLKLRDGGYITLSKNVGATVSVKLSTQETEQFVQIFFSMRKHAIFDLAASMFPLFGNVQWNGLKNASSETLQAMDRLSREVSTSAPYAILTNINQKYSALGNALLMRLVWQSSMFLHVPIFSFTDNLQYFEPSADYLPAVMTLCRNKDWPSLRAEVERTMKRLSFALNRFYETRITAPPAEEEITFAWSSYRKNQQLCYSFAMELLLSISQGKYPVGSLLPSQKELAARKGISLSTVRRAFDLLYSVGAIKSAKYVGTKILPFDKTTENSDFTNPVLRRRLIDMTESLQILALSCREVSLLTLSSLDGASVRQLLRELDSNRKRQRGETLSYFILKSIAELAPLQTIRTVYSELLLQFFWAYALRGMEGSQEYINRIYAPYFDALAEALQKEDYLRFSAALEELIIYELRSTVNYLSQLGFPEMENILIPDENRN; encoded by the coding sequence TTGGAAAACAGTACAGAACTGCGCAAGGTCGTTTACAACGTCCTGCTTACCCAGATTCAGTTTGGCACATATCGTTACGGGGAAAAGCTCCCCAACATAGAAGAGACCAGCTCCCTGCTCTGCGTATCGGTCGATACGGCCCGCGCCGCATATCTTAAGCTCAGAGACGGGGGTTATATTACTCTGTCAAAGAACGTGGGGGCCACTGTCAGCGTTAAACTCAGTACCCAGGAAACGGAACAGTTTGTCCAGATCTTTTTTTCCATGCGCAAACATGCAATATTTGACCTGGCGGCCTCTATGTTCCCTCTGTTTGGCAATGTGCAGTGGAATGGGCTGAAAAATGCGTCATCAGAGACACTGCAGGCGATGGACCGGCTTTCCCGCGAAGTCAGCACGTCGGCTCCTTATGCTATACTGACGAATATCAATCAAAAGTACAGCGCCCTCGGGAACGCCCTCCTTATGCGTCTCGTCTGGCAGAGCTCTATGTTTTTACACGTTCCTATATTCAGTTTCACAGATAATCTGCAGTATTTTGAGCCGTCTGCTGATTATCTTCCTGCAGTTATGACCCTCTGCCGGAACAAAGACTGGCCCTCACTGCGCGCTGAGGTGGAACGGACAATGAAGCGGTTATCTTTTGCTTTGAACCGGTTCTACGAGACGAGGATCACTGCGCCGCCCGCAGAGGAAGAGATTACATTTGCCTGGAGTTCTTACAGGAAAAACCAGCAGCTCTGTTATTCATTTGCCATGGAGCTGCTCCTCTCGATCAGCCAAGGCAAATATCCTGTCGGAAGCCTGCTCCCATCCCAAAAGGAACTGGCGGCCCGGAAAGGCATTTCCTTGAGCACGGTCCGCAGAGCGTTTGATCTTCTTTACAGCGTCGGGGCGATAAAGTCCGCGAAATATGTAGGTACAAAAATACTTCCGTTTGATAAAACCACAGAAAACAGTGATTTCACCAACCCTGTTCTGCGCCGGCGGCTTATTGATATGACAGAGAGCCTTCAGATACTTGCGCTGTCCTGCCGTGAGGTATCCCTGCTCACGCTTTCTTCTCTCGACGGGGCTTCCGTCAGACAACTGCTCCGGGAACTGGATTCAAACAGAAAACGGCAGCGCGGCGAAACTTTATCCTATTTCATACTGAAGTCGATCGCAGAGCTTGCTCCTTTACAGACCATTAGAACCGTTTACTCCGAGCTGCTGCTTCAATTCTTTTGGGCCTATGCTCTGCGCGGAATGGAAGGAAGCCAGGAATACATCAACCGCATTTACGCTCCTTATTTCGACGCTTTGGCCGAGGCGCTGCAGAAAGAGGATTATTTGCGTTTCTCCGCAGCGCTTGAAGAACTTATCATCTATGAACTCCGCAGTACCGTGAATTATTTGTCGCAGCTTGGCTTTCCGGAAATGGAAAACATTCTGATTCCGGACGAAAACAGGAACTGA
- a CDS encoding DUF6718 family protein, whose amino-acid sequence MCYLVAKHVGEVGSVALKTTHGKHLSEFKRSIEEKVGYEKIQLVTISRPSAYGEYEPYYFADTEEEFEKLVINM is encoded by the coding sequence ATGTGTTATTTAGTAGCTAAACATGTAGGTGAAGTCGGAAGTGTTGCATTAAAAACAACACATGGGAAACATCTTTCAGAGTTTAAAAGATCAATAGAGGAAAAAGTTGGATATGAAAAAATTCAACTTGTTACTATCAGTAGACCTTCAGCTTATGGAGAATATGAACCGTATTATTTTGCGGATACGGAGGAAGAATTTGAAAAACTTGTTATAAATATGTAG
- a CDS encoding response regulator: MQNTVKNKELSVGKSQRMSIVSTAVLILLMLSYLVMTISNSTKLAAQTEIISNHPFEVVICADDVKLYVSEMSLRTGRLERHHNSDDVEIAAGKLEELYQSLKEPVAHVEKLYLGDAEDVQELESTLALLQTEQNVYLEFCLQPGLTEEKIEAYTREHLQPLYDQAVHQAEHIISTAQEKKVGYGATAETLRISSLIGSVLLMGLMIVVLLVSQYVLHRQRKELVYRSKLFDCLSLSIDDAFIIRDADTGAIIYRGLNLERILGIPMVDMESLYQGLKEEDARIFKEDYNAVQSASPYEKLVEYTRPDKEKRWMLVRIYRVEDMNAPQLITVFSDRTEEVCSRQALQEAMLAAENANAAKSEFLSRMSHEIRTPLNAVIGMTTIAAASVSDPARVEDCLTKITFSSRHLLMLINDVLDMSKIESSKMALQNEPFDIFEIVNGFVSTVYAQAKSKDIVFEETMEGFGKDTVFIGDSLRLNQILMNLSSNAVKFTPPGGSIHLDVSRYKKGNQADVIRFVLKDTGIGMTKEAVGRIFQPFEQADASIAKRYGGTGLGMSITRNLITLMGGQIQVESEPGLGTAFIVDLPFEKGEENQMPEPDFGQQKLRALIVDDERQVCEQTAVLLEKIKIDAQWRQSGAEALERVKESRREGQDIDLCLIDWKMPDMDGVEVTRRIRREVGNDVPIVMISAYDISEVEEEARAAGVNGFLPKPLYRSSVYAAVKAAMDRKMPRPADAEYKSADKPLNGIHLLIAEDNALNQEIAAALLRMNGAAADCVDDGRQAVDAFLASKPGEYDAVLMDVQMPVMDGYEAARRIRTSDHPQAGTIPIIATTANAFSADVSSALAAGMNAHVSKPLDVTQLCRTLLDCIRRADD; this comes from the coding sequence ATGCAGAATACAGTAAAAAACAAGGAGTTGTCCGTGGGCAAAAGCCAACGGATGAGTATTGTCAGTACGGCGGTCCTCATTCTGCTCATGCTTAGCTACCTGGTGATGACTATCAGCAATTCCACCAAGCTTGCGGCCCAGACGGAGATCATCTCAAACCATCCCTTTGAGGTGGTGATATGTGCCGACGACGTAAAGCTCTATGTGTCGGAAATGAGCCTCAGGACCGGGCGGCTGGAGCGCCACCACAACAGCGATGACGTGGAGATCGCCGCCGGCAAACTGGAAGAACTGTATCAGTCGCTTAAAGAACCGGTTGCCCATGTTGAGAAATTATATCTGGGCGATGCAGAAGACGTACAGGAACTGGAAAGCACGCTGGCACTTCTGCAGACGGAACAGAACGTCTATCTGGAATTTTGTCTGCAGCCAGGGCTCACAGAGGAGAAGATCGAAGCCTATACACGGGAGCATCTCCAGCCCCTTTATGATCAGGCGGTCCATCAGGCGGAGCATATCATCTCCACCGCGCAGGAGAAAAAGGTGGGATATGGGGCCACCGCTGAAACACTGCGGATTTCCAGCCTGATCGGCTCTGTTCTGCTGATGGGACTGATGATAGTCGTGCTGCTCGTATCCCAGTATGTCCTTCACCGTCAGAGAAAAGAGCTGGTGTACAGAAGTAAACTTTTTGACTGCCTGTCTCTGAGCATCGATGACGCTTTTATCATTCGGGATGCGGATACCGGGGCGATCATCTACCGCGGACTCAACCTGGAGCGGATCCTTGGGATCCCTATGGTGGATATGGAAAGTCTGTATCAGGGGCTGAAGGAAGAGGATGCCCGTATTTTCAAAGAGGACTATAACGCTGTGCAGTCTGCTTCCCCGTATGAAAAGCTGGTGGAATATACCAGACCCGATAAGGAAAAGCGCTGGATGCTCGTACGGATCTACAGGGTGGAAGATATGAATGCCCCGCAGCTTATCACCGTATTTTCTGACCGCACAGAAGAGGTCTGTTCGCGTCAGGCCCTGCAGGAGGCAATGCTGGCAGCGGAAAATGCCAACGCGGCAAAGAGTGAGTTCCTGTCCAGGATGAGCCACGAGATCCGTACGCCTCTGAATGCCGTCATAGGCATGACTACGATCGCGGCGGCGTCGGTCAGTGATCCTGCCAGAGTAGAGGACTGTCTTACGAAGATCACGTTTTCGTCCAGACACCTTCTGATGCTGATCAACGACGTGCTGGACATGTCTAAAATAGAAAGCAGCAAGATGGCTCTGCAGAATGAGCCGTTTGATATCTTTGAGATCGTTAACGGCTTTGTATCCACCGTTTATGCTCAGGCAAAAAGTAAAGACATCGTGTTTGAAGAGACGATGGAAGGGTTTGGAAAAGATACGGTATTTATCGGAGATTCGCTGCGGCTCAATCAGATCCTGATGAACCTCAGTTCCAACGCAGTAAAATTTACCCCGCCGGGGGGCAGCATCCATCTGGACGTTTCCAGATATAAGAAAGGCAACCAGGCCGACGTGATCCGTTTCGTTCTTAAAGATACCGGGATCGGTATGACAAAGGAGGCTGTCGGACGTATCTTCCAGCCGTTTGAACAGGCAGACGCTTCCATCGCAAAGCGTTATGGTGGTACAGGGCTTGGCATGTCTATTACCCGCAATCTGATCACATTGATGGGGGGACAGATCCAGGTAGAGAGCGAGCCTGGTCTGGGGACAGCCTTTATCGTAGATCTGCCGTTTGAAAAAGGAGAAGAGAATCAAATGCCGGAGCCTGATTTTGGGCAGCAGAAGCTCAGGGCGCTGATCGTGGATGACGAGAGGCAGGTGTGTGAACAGACGGCGGTTCTTCTCGAAAAGATCAAGATCGACGCACAGTGGCGCCAGTCAGGCGCCGAGGCTCTGGAACGGGTGAAAGAGAGCCGCCGGGAGGGACAAGACATCGACCTTTGTCTCATTGACTGGAAAATGCCGGATATGGACGGCGTTGAGGTCACCCGCCGCATCCGCAGGGAGGTGGGAAACGACGTACCTATTGTGATGATATCGGCATATGATATCTCAGAGGTGGAAGAGGAAGCGCGGGCTGCCGGAGTGAACGGGTTTCTTCCGAAGCCGCTGTACCGTTCATCTGTTTACGCCGCTGTCAAAGCGGCAATGGACCGTAAAATGCCGCGTCCTGCAGACGCGGAGTACAAATCAGCCGATAAGCCCCTGAACGGCATCCATCTGCTGATAGCAGAAGACAATGCGCTCAACCAGGAGATTGCGGCGGCGCTGCTGCGTATGAACGGCGCCGCGGCAGACTGCGTGGATGACGGGCGGCAGGCAGTGGACGCATTTCTCGCTTCAAAGCCCGGCGAATACGATGCGGTGCTTATGGACGTACAGATGCCTGTGATGGATGGCTATGAGGCTGCGAGACGCATCCGTACTTCAGATCATCCGCAGGCCGGTACGATTCCGATCATTGCCACAACGGCCAATGCATTCAGCGCCGATGTCTCATCAGCGCTGGCTGCGGGAATGAATGCCCATGTGAGCAAACCGCTGGATGTCACACAACTTTGCAGGACACTTTTAGACTGCATCCGCAGGGCGGATGACTAG
- the uvrB gene encoding excinuclease ABC subunit UvrB, with product MDHFNLVSEYSPTGDQPQAIEALVKGFKEGNQCQTLLGVTGSGKTFTMANVIQQLNKPTLIIAHNKTLAAQLYGEFKEFFPENAVEYFVSYYDYYQPEAYVPSSDTYIAKDSSINDEIDKLRHSATAALSERRDVVIIASVSCIYGLGSPIDYQEMVISLRPGMIKDRDDIIRKLIDIQYDRNEMDFKRGTFRVRGDVLEVIPAMNDCDVIRIEFFGDEVERITEVDALTGEIKNELNHIAIFPASHYVVSKESMERAVKEIEVELEEQIQYFKSKGKLLEAQRISERTNFDIEMMRETGFCSGIENYSRHLTGLAPGQPPHTLIDYFPDDFIMMIDESHKTVPQIGGMYHGDQSRKSTLVDYGFRLPSAKDNRPLSFEEFEGKLNQVMFVSATPGRYEAEHELLRAEQVIRPTGLLDPEVEVRPVEGQIDDLVGEVNREVAKKNKILITTLTKRMAEDLTDYMRELGIRVKYLHSDIDTLERTEIVRDMRLDVFDVLVGINLLREGLDIPEITLVAILDADKEGFLRSEVSLIQTIGRAARNSEGHVIMYADKVTDSMRLALEETKRRRQIQMKYNEEHGITPQTIQKAVRDLISISKKVATEEMRLEKDPESMSRKELDKLIKEVTKRMKTAAAELNFEAAAELRDKLVELKKISEDL from the coding sequence ATGGATCATTTTAACCTGGTATCAGAATACTCCCCAACCGGCGACCAGCCCCAAGCCATCGAAGCCCTTGTCAAAGGCTTCAAGGAAGGTAACCAATGCCAGACCCTTCTTGGTGTTACCGGTTCGGGCAAGACGTTCACGATGGCAAACGTAATACAACAATTGAATAAACCAACGTTAATTATCGCGCACAATAAGACTTTGGCAGCGCAGTTATATGGAGAGTTTAAAGAGTTCTTCCCTGAGAATGCAGTGGAATATTTTGTCTCCTACTATGATTATTACCAGCCGGAAGCATACGTGCCGTCTTCCGACACATATATAGCAAAGGATTCATCCATCAATGACGAGATAGACAAGCTGCGCCATTCTGCGACGGCGGCGCTGTCCGAGCGGCGCGATGTGGTGATTATCGCCAGTGTATCCTGCATCTACGGTCTTGGAAGTCCGATCGATTATCAGGAGATGGTCATTTCTCTGCGCCCGGGTATGATAAAGGACCGGGATGATATTATAAGAAAGCTGATCGATATTCAGTATGACCGCAATGAGATGGACTTTAAGCGCGGTACGTTCCGTGTCCGGGGCGACGTGCTGGAGGTTATCCCGGCCATGAACGACTGTGACGTCATCCGCATCGAGTTTTTTGGAGATGAAGTAGAACGCATCACGGAAGTGGATGCACTTACAGGTGAGATAAAAAATGAACTGAATCATATCGCCATATTTCCTGCCTCACACTATGTCGTGTCCAAGGAGAGTATGGAGCGGGCGGTAAAAGAGATAGAAGTAGAGCTGGAAGAGCAGATCCAATATTTTAAGAGTAAAGGAAAGCTCCTTGAGGCACAGCGGATCTCCGAGCGGACGAATTTTGATATAGAGATGATGCGGGAGACCGGATTTTGTTCCGGTATTGAGAACTATTCCAGACATCTGACCGGACTGGCCCCGGGACAGCCGCCTCATACGCTGATCGACTATTTTCCGGACGATTTTATCATGATGATAGACGAGTCCCACAAGACAGTGCCGCAGATCGGCGGTATGTACCACGGCGACCAGTCAAGAAAGTCTACGCTTGTGGACTATGGATTCCGCCTGCCGTCCGCAAAGGATAACAGGCCGCTCAGTTTTGAGGAGTTTGAGGGCAAGCTGAATCAGGTGATGTTTGTGTCCGCCACCCCGGGCCGCTATGAAGCGGAGCATGAGCTTTTGCGGGCGGAACAGGTCATCCGTCCTACGGGACTTCTGGATCCGGAGGTGGAAGTGCGGCCGGTGGAAGGACAGATTGACGATCTGGTGGGTGAAGTTAACAGGGAAGTGGCCAAGAAGAATAAGATCCTTATTACGACTCTGACAAAGCGTATGGCAGAAGACTTGACAGATTATATGCGGGAACTGGGGATCCGTGTAAAATATCTGCACTCCGATATTGATACGCTGGAGCGTACCGAGATCGTCCGTGATATGCGTCTGGATGTGTTTGACGTTCTTGTCGGCATCAACCTGCTCAGAGAAGGACTTGATATCCCTGAGATAACGCTTGTCGCGATCCTGGATGCCGACAAGGAAGGTTTCCTGCGTTCCGAGGTATCACTGATCCAGACGATCGGGCGTGCCGCCCGTAATTCAGAGGGGCATGTTATAATGTACGCGGATAAGGTGACAGATTCCATGCGCCTGGCGCTGGAAGAGACAAAGCGTCGGCGGCAGATACAGATGAAATACAATGAGGAGCACGGCATCACCCCGCAGACGATACAAAAGGCGGTACGTGATCTCATCAGTATATCAAAGAAGGTCGCCACAGAAGAGATGCGCCTGGAGAAAGATCCCGAATCTATGAGCAGGAAAGAACTGGATAAGCTTATAAAAGAGGTGACAAAGCGGATGAAAACGGCTGCGGCAGAACTGAACTTCGAGGCGGCGGCAGAATTGCGTGATAAATTAGTGGAATTGAAAAAGATATCAGAAGATTTATAG
- a CDS encoding PAS domain-containing protein, whose translation MRKDILSMDQQAAALDNAPVAVFVRAASGGRLLYANRLAEELFWQKPESGGELCPFCCTEDMNESGFSVREFHCSMDDRIYQFSGRNIDWAGQPAQIEYIVDITDKKREEEHFRALEEELKASNDKMQDIINAIPGGVAIYKVSDIFETVYFSDGVPELSGYSVEEYKELVKGDAADMTYREDKDMVVSKAREVIETRGLTSFEFRKQHRDGHIVWVRVQIKWIGEEDGCPLLHCVFHNISDIKEAQLEMSHIVNSIPGGIASYQVVDNRFVPTFYSNGVLELSGHTREEYEDIIQDNALNVIYEQDRQRVLEAAASALISGEVLDVSYRMRHKDGNLIWVHLNGRRMGPLAEVMRFYAVFTGMSAETRIFQEMANETADGIYVISKETYELLYVNEAKDLFAGKNDCIGQKCYEALHGREKACEFCTLGKYEPDGEEHDMAVPGSGRYYSTRFRETDWNGIPAYVKFVRDTTEEVRTRKEKERLEQYFQTVLSNLPGGVVVVHYEKDGSMTPEFLSDGFAAMTGMTTDEAWQLYREDAMAGIHPDDCAYVKEQMNEYIASGASSWEIIYRLKKGSGYVWVKNTLSLIENEGGERRIYTVYQDMTKILKEQEQMRRQYQEMLMKHYHTPGADTLILGHCNITQNEILEIDDYTGLDILGTFGAVREEFFTGVGSFIVDEEERKQFYGTYLNRPSLEAFERGETEQKMDCFVKLPHEEKGRYVRFKMNLVATPDSGDITGVLTVTDSTQETVRDRIMYQLSASGYDFIADLDVTEDRYVILSCSEDASSVPPGEGCHSKWTEEMLQNRVVPKDRERFRRNLDTAVMLKRLGKGRSYTFAYSVAEENGDIRTKTMTVSAVDLRIGRVSLSRADITESVREQQAMLRVIAYTFELAGFIDIGTGSFTMYTRETVLENLQPHFVADYSSALLQFVKRYGLQEGEEELYNCFRTETMKKKLEEKPNGYDFLFPYRQDGGERYKQINVMWGDINHSTVCLVQADVTDMLAAERKNKKALENALVLAEEANRAKSDFLSTMSHDIRTPMNAIIGMTTLAVAHLGDSGRVADCLNKISISSRHLLSLINDILDMSKIESAQISLNRMEIYLPDMLEKLSAIIAPQAGEAGIRFDIRTEGIRHNYFYGDALRIDQILINILSNAVKYTREGGSVMFAAEEIPSVRQAGWLRYRFTVSDTGIGMTEEFLEHIFDPFARSAGTQRIEGTGLGLSITKGLVDLMGGEISVQSTPGEGSCFQVELECESAKEAEADRKAERKAPGADASDDKLFEGRLFLVAEDNEINAEILCELLSMYGAETVVRENGRQAVQAFLDAAPGTYDAVLMDIQMPEMNGYEAARAIRQTDRDDAAVIPIIAMTANAFSEDVKAAGESGMNAHVAKPVDVEMLRETLKEVMGRTK comes from the coding sequence CCGCATCTATCAGTTCAGCGGCAGAAATATCGACTGGGCGGGGCAGCCTGCGCAGATAGAATACATAGTGGACATAACGGATAAGAAAAGGGAAGAGGAACATTTCAGAGCGCTAGAAGAAGAGCTTAAGGCTTCCAACGATAAGATGCAGGATATCATCAATGCGATCCCCGGCGGCGTGGCGATCTATAAAGTATCCGACATATTTGAGACCGTCTATTTCTCTGACGGGGTGCCTGAATTGTCCGGATATTCGGTGGAGGAGTATAAAGAGCTGGTGAAAGGTGATGCCGCCGACATGACTTACCGGGAAGACAAGGACATGGTAGTGTCAAAAGCCAGGGAGGTCATAGAGACCCGCGGACTGACGAGCTTCGAGTTCCGCAAGCAGCACAGGGACGGGCATATCGTGTGGGTACGTGTCCAGATCAAATGGATCGGGGAGGAGGACGGATGTCCTCTGCTTCACTGTGTCTTTCACAACATATCGGATATCAAGGAAGCACAGCTGGAAATGAGCCATATCGTCAATTCCATACCCGGAGGGATCGCCAGCTACCAAGTAGTGGATAATCGGTTTGTCCCAACCTTCTACTCCAACGGCGTTTTAGAACTGTCAGGGCATACGAGGGAAGAGTATGAGGATATCATACAGGATAATGCGCTGAATGTCATATATGAGCAGGACAGGCAGCGTGTGCTGGAGGCGGCCGCCTCCGCTCTCATAAGCGGTGAAGTGCTGGATGTCTCCTACCGTATGCGGCATAAAGACGGCAATCTCATATGGGTCCATCTCAACGGCAGGCGTATGGGACCGCTCGCCGAAGTGATGCGGTTTTATGCGGTGTTTACAGGTATGTCCGCAGAGACCCGGATCTTCCAGGAGATGGCCAATGAGACGGCGGACGGCATCTATGTCATAAGCAAAGAGACGTATGAGTTGTTGTATGTAAATGAGGCAAAAGACCTTTTTGCCGGGAAAAACGACTGCATCGGGCAGAAATGTTACGAGGCGCTTCACGGCCGGGAGAAGGCGTGTGAATTCTGTACTCTTGGGAAGTATGAACCGGACGGAGAGGAACATGATATGGCCGTTCCCGGTTCGGGCAGGTATTACAGCACACGTTTCCGTGAGACAGACTGGAACGGAATACCTGCTTATGTGAAGTTTGTCCGCGATACGACGGAAGAGGTCAGGACCCGGAAGGAAAAAGAACGCCTGGAACAGTATTTCCAGACCGTACTCAGTAATCTGCCGGGAGGAGTGGTCGTTGTCCATTATGAAAAAGACGGCAGCATGACGCCGGAGTTTCTGTCGGATGGTTTTGCCGCCATGACAGGCATGACAACGGATGAGGCATGGCAGCTGTACAGAGAGGATGCCATGGCCGGTATACATCCGGATGACTGCGCCTACGTAAAAGAACAGATGAATGAATATATTGCCTCAGGCGCCAGCAGCTGGGAGATCATATACCGGCTGAAAAAGGGCAGCGGCTATGTATGGGTAAAAAATACCCTCTCCCTCATAGAGAATGAAGGGGGCGAGAGGCGTATCTACACAGTATACCAGGATATGACAAAGATACTTAAGGAACAGGAACAGATGCGCCGCCAGTATCAGGAGATGCTCATGAAGCATTACCATACGCCGGGAGCGGACACCCTTATCCTCGGACACTGTAATATCACACAGAATGAGATCCTGGAGATAGATGACTATACGGGGCTGGATATACTTGGCACCTTCGGCGCTGTAAGGGAAGAATTTTTTACCGGAGTCGGGAGTTTCATCGTAGATGAGGAGGAAAGGAAGCAGTTTTACGGCACATATCTGAACAGACCTTCGCTGGAGGCTTTTGAACGGGGGGAGACAGAGCAGAAGATGGATTGCTTCGTAAAGCTTCCGCATGAAGAGAAAGGCCGGTATGTCCGGTTTAAGATGAATCTTGTCGCTACGCCGGACAGCGGGGATATAACCGGTGTGCTCACAGTGACCGACAGTACGCAGGAGACAGTGAGAGACCGTATCATGTATCAGCTCTCTGCGTCGGGGTATGATTTTATTGCGGACCTGGATGTGACAGAGGACAGATATGTGATTCTGTCATGCAGCGAAGACGCAAGCAGTGTTCCGCCCGGGGAAGGCTGTCATTCAAAGTGGACAGAAGAAATGCTCCAAAACAGAGTGGTGCCAAAAGACAGGGAGCGTTTCAGACGGAACCTGGATACTGCAGTCATGTTAAAGAGGCTTGGAAAGGGGCGTTCCTATACATTTGCCTACTCTGTTGCGGAAGAGAACGGAGATATCCGTACAAAGACGATGACTGTATCGGCCGTTGACCTGCGCATTGGCAGAGTATCGCTTTCCAGGGCGGATATAACAGAGTCGGTCCGTGAGCAGCAGGCGATGCTCCGCGTGATCGCATATACATTTGAGCTTGCCGGTTTTATTGACATAGGAACCGGAAGCTTTACGATGTATACGAGGGAAACTGTGCTTGAGAATCTGCAGCCTCACTTTGTGGCGGATTACTCTTCTGCGCTTCTGCAGTTCGTAAAAAGATACGGGCTGCAGGAGGGTGAGGAAGAATTATACAACTGCTTCCGTACGGAGACGATGAAGAAGAAGCTGGAAGAGAAGCCGAACGGATACGACTTTTTGTTTCCGTACAGGCAGGACGGCGGTGAACGCTATAAGCAGATCAATGTCATGTGGGGTGATATAAACCACAGTACCGTCTGCCTCGTCCAGGCGGATGTGACAGATATGCTGGCGGCTGAGCGGAAGAATAAAAAGGCGCTGGAGAATGCCCTCGTGCTTGCGGAAGAGGCGAACCGGGCAAAGAGCGATTTTCTGTCCACCATGAGCCACGATATACGGACACCGATGAACGCCATCATCGGAATGACCACACTGGCGGTGGCGCATCTCGGAGATTCGGGGCGTGTGGCGGACTGCCTGAATAAAATATCTATTTCTTCAAGACATCTTTTGAGTCTTATCAATGATATTCTGGACATGAGTAAGATTGAAAGTGCACAGATATCGCTGAACCGGATGGAGATCTATCTTCCGGATATGCTGGAGAAGCTGTCTGCGATCATTGCCCCTCAGGCAGGGGAGGCCGGTATCCGGTTTGACATAAGGACAGAGGGGATCCGCCACAATTATTTTTACGGCGACGCACTGCGCATTGACCAGATTCTCATCAACATTCTGAGCAATGCGGTGAAGTACACGAGGGAAGGCGGAAGCGTCATGTTCGCCGCAGAAGAGATACCGTCCGTCAGACAGGCAGGGTGGCTGCGCTACCGGTTTACGGTCAGCGACACAGGGATCGGAATGACGGAGGAATTTCTGGAGCATATCTTTGATCCCTTTGCCCGGAGCGCGGGCACGCAGCGTATTGAAGGCACCGGACTGGGCCTTAGTATTACAAAAGGTCTTGTGGATCTCATGGGAGGTGAGATATCCGTACAGAGTACGCCGGGTGAGGGCAGCTGTTTTCAGGTCGAACTGGAATGTGAGTCTGCCAAAGAGGCGGAAGCAGACCGGAAAGCAGAACGAAAAGCGCCGGGCGCGGATGCTTCGGATGACAAGCTGTTTGAAGGACGGCTGTTTCTTGTGGCTGAAGACAATGAGATAAACGCAGAGATTCTCTGTGAACTGCTGTCCATGTACGGGGCGGAAACAGTCGTCAGGGAGAATGGCCGTCAGGCGGTGCAGGCGTTCCTTGACGCTGCCCCCGGGACTTATGATGCAGTGCTTATGGATATACAGATGCCGGAGATGAATGGATATGAGGCGGCGCGCGCCATACGGCAGACGGACCGGGATGATGCGGCGGTGATCCCTATCATTGCCATGACGGCCAATGCCTTTTCGGAAGATGTAAAGGCTGCCGGTGAGTCCGGTATGAACGCCCACGTGGCAAAGCCGGTCGATGTAGAGATGCTGCGGGAGACGTTAAAAGAAGTTATGGGCAGGACGAAGTAA